Proteins from a single region of Streptomyces sp. HUAS 15-9:
- a CDS encoding MaoC family dehydratase, translating into MSTAVVLTGSPALAPLLARGALRSPFKRPRPDARFPHTRLVLPGVRVDLARLAAYERVCGFATGDDALPVTYPHVLGFPLAMRLMSGRDFPLPLLGLVHTSIEITRRSGLAATGEYELSAHIDGLAPHRRGTEAAVVTEVRGGGEVVWESRSTYLARHRTGSGTPRQTGRERGPLPAVAEWRIAQDVGRRYGAASGDRNPIHLHPLTARLFGFPRAIAHGMWTVARCLAAHGTPRAVRVRAEFRAPVLLPGTVRYAADDTGGFELRDGDGRHLHVTGEVRPLTA; encoded by the coding sequence ATGTCCACCGCCGTCGTCCTCACCGGCTCCCCCGCCCTCGCGCCCCTGCTCGCCCGGGGCGCCCTGCGCTCGCCGTTCAAGCGGCCCCGGCCCGACGCCCGCTTCCCGCACACCCGGCTGGTGCTGCCCGGCGTACGCGTCGACCTGGCCCGGCTGGCCGCCTACGAGCGGGTGTGCGGCTTCGCCACCGGCGACGACGCACTCCCGGTGACCTATCCGCACGTCCTCGGCTTTCCGCTGGCCATGCGACTGATGAGCGGCCGGGACTTCCCCCTGCCGCTGCTCGGCCTGGTCCACACGTCGATAGAGATCACCCGGCGCTCGGGGCTTGCGGCCACCGGGGAGTACGAACTCTCCGCGCACATCGACGGGTTGGCGCCGCACCGGCGCGGGACGGAGGCGGCCGTCGTCACCGAGGTGCGCGGCGGCGGCGAGGTCGTATGGGAGTCGCGGAGCACCTATCTCGCCCGGCACCGGACCGGCTCCGGCACACCCCGGCAGACCGGCCGCGAGCGGGGGCCGCTGCCCGCCGTCGCGGAGTGGCGGATCGCGCAGGACGTCGGACGGCGGTACGGGGCCGCGTCCGGCGACCGCAACCCCATCCATCTCCACCCGCTCACCGCCCGGCTCTTCGGCTTCCCCCGGGCCATCGCGCACGGCATGTGGACGGTGGCCCGCTGCCTCGCCGCGCACGGCACGCCCCGGGCGGTGCGGGTGCGGGCGGAGTTCCGCGCCCCGGTGCTGCTGCCGGGCACCGTGCGGTACGCGGCGGACGACACGGGCGGCTTCGAGCTGCGCGACGGCGACGGGCGGCACCTCCATGTGACCGGCGAGGTGCGCCCGCTCACCGCGTGA
- a CDS encoding AMP-dependent synthetase/ligase, which yields MPVLVAPETRRLDGAVREASVPPFAPPVTHGSLADLPFDNAQAEPGAVVLSRRTESGDWQDVTAVRFAQEVLAVAKGLIAEGLVPGDRIAIMANTTYEWTLLDFAAWAAGLVTVPVYPTSSVFQTRWILQDSSAVALVTETSAQAAAIGPELEHLPDLRHMWVIDKGHVHRLAELGAPVPDGEVGVRRGMLVPDTLATLIYTSGTTGRPKGCALSHGNFFAEVDNAIELLHPIFKAKSGEEVSVLLFLPMSHVFGRMVAIACVRAGVRLGHAPSLRAEDLLPDLAAFKPTCLLTIPYMLEKVFNTARAKAEAGGRASTFDRAASVARRYGEALEARQTGTGNGPSRSLKTARSFYDPLVYRRIRTAMGGRVKYAICGGSPLGRRLAAFYAGAGIEIFEGYGLTETTGASTVTPPLKPRLGTVGWPLPGTRVRIAADGEILISGDHVLRGYWDPQAGGVVPATRDGWLATGDIGELDDEGYLTITGRKKELLITAGGKSVAPAPLENWLRSHPLISQCMLVGDARPYVTALFTLDLDGITHWRQMNGKHPVPPELLVDDPGLRALLQRAVDEANRLVSRPESIRKFAVLPVDLTEEAGHLTPSMKLRRGAVMRDFSAQVEELYGGA from the coding sequence GTGCCGGTCCTCGTGGCGCCCGAGACGCGCCGACTCGACGGAGCCGTACGCGAGGCCTCCGTACCGCCGTTCGCCCCGCCGGTGACGCACGGGTCGCTCGCGGACCTGCCGTTCGACAACGCCCAGGCGGAACCCGGAGCCGTGGTCCTCAGCCGCAGGACGGAGAGCGGCGACTGGCAGGACGTGACGGCGGTCCGGTTCGCCCAGGAGGTCCTGGCGGTGGCGAAGGGCCTGATCGCGGAGGGGCTGGTACCGGGCGACCGGATCGCCATCATGGCCAACACGACGTACGAGTGGACCCTGCTCGACTTCGCCGCATGGGCCGCCGGCCTCGTCACCGTCCCCGTCTACCCCACCTCGTCGGTCTTCCAGACCCGCTGGATCCTCCAGGACTCGAGCGCGGTGGCCCTCGTCACGGAGACCTCGGCGCAGGCCGCCGCCATCGGCCCCGAACTCGAACACCTCCCCGATCTGCGGCACATGTGGGTCATCGACAAGGGCCATGTGCACCGCCTGGCGGAGCTCGGCGCACCGGTCCCGGACGGCGAAGTCGGCGTACGACGCGGCATGTTGGTCCCCGACACGCTCGCCACCCTCATCTACACCTCCGGCACCACCGGCCGCCCCAAGGGCTGCGCCCTCTCGCACGGCAACTTCTTCGCCGAGGTGGACAACGCGATCGAGCTCCTCCACCCCATCTTCAAGGCGAAGTCCGGCGAGGAGGTGTCGGTCCTCCTCTTCCTGCCCATGTCCCATGTCTTCGGCCGCATGGTCGCCATCGCCTGCGTCCGGGCCGGGGTACGGCTCGGCCACGCGCCCAGCCTGAGGGCCGAGGACCTGCTCCCGGACCTCGCCGCCTTCAAGCCGACCTGCCTGCTGACCATCCCCTACATGCTGGAGAAGGTCTTCAACACCGCCCGCGCCAAGGCGGAGGCAGGCGGCCGCGCGTCGACCTTCGACCGGGCGGCGTCGGTGGCGCGGCGCTACGGCGAGGCGCTGGAGGCCCGGCAGACCGGCACCGGCAACGGCCCGAGCCGCTCCCTGAAGACCGCCCGCTCCTTCTACGACCCCCTGGTCTACCGCCGGATCCGCACCGCGATGGGCGGCCGGGTCAAGTACGCCATCTGCGGCGGCTCCCCGCTGGGCCGCCGGCTCGCCGCCTTCTACGCCGGCGCGGGCATCGAGATCTTCGAGGGCTACGGGCTGACGGAGACGACGGGCGCCTCGACCGTGACCCCGCCTCTGAAGCCCCGCCTGGGAACGGTGGGCTGGCCGCTGCCCGGCACCAGGGTGCGCATCGCGGCGGACGGCGAGATCCTCATCTCCGGCGACCATGTGCTGCGCGGCTACTGGGACCCTCAGGCGGGCGGGGTCGTCCCCGCGACCCGCGACGGCTGGCTGGCCACCGGCGACATCGGCGAGCTGGACGACGAGGGCTATCTGACCATCACCGGCCGCAAGAAGGAGCTGCTCATCACGGCGGGCGGCAAGTCGGTGGCACCCGCCCCGCTGGAAAACTGGCTTCGCTCCCACCCCCTGATCTCCCAGTGCATGCTCGTCGGCGACGCCCGCCCCTATGTCACCGCCCTGTTCACCCTCGACCTCGACGGCATCACCCACTGGCGCCAGATGAACGGCAAGCATCCCGTCCCGCCGGAACTCCTCGTGGACGACCCCGGGTTGAGGGCGTTGCTGCAACGGGCGGTGGACGAGGCGAACCGGCTGGTCTCCCGCCCCGAGTCGATCAGAAAGTTCGCGGTGCTCCCGGTCGACCTCACGGAGGAGGCGGGCCATCTGACCCCGTCGATGAAGCTGCGCCGGGGGGCGGTCATGCGCGACTTCTCGGCGCAGGTCGAGGAGCTGTACGGCGGGGCGTAG
- a CDS encoding DUF1259 domain-containing protein: MTDDRQQHADPRPTASRRRVLATAALAPVLTGVIGAIGAVPPARAATAGPGAEPVHTPVPPVMTDLADWADVGAALGAPGGMKRFMYHTPLLRRDLHVVSRGIRVAPALALGTHVSFVRYADGSSLLMGDAVVTERELQPFSDALHEHGIGQTAIHKHLLAQRPDVWWCHLHAHSTDPVTVARGLRAALDRTATPFPKTNAAFAAPPVMPFAPPFDLDTAAIDAALGVKGTADSGVYQSTFVRRETITDGHLLLPPGLGSTTSFNFQSLGHGRAAISGDFAVIADEVQGVLAGLRRGGADLVELHHHNLTDQPRLFFVHYWAVGDAVNLARRLRPVVDATNVAPMKGTGS, translated from the coding sequence ATGACTGACGACCGACAGCAGCATGCCGACCCCAGACCGACAGCGTCCCGGCGTCGCGTGCTGGCCACCGCCGCCCTCGCGCCCGTACTGACCGGAGTGATCGGGGCGATCGGGGCGGTCCCCCCCGCCCGCGCCGCGACCGCCGGCCCGGGGGCCGAGCCGGTCCACACCCCCGTCCCGCCGGTGATGACCGACCTCGCCGACTGGGCGGACGTGGGCGCGGCCCTCGGCGCACCGGGCGGCATGAAGCGGTTCATGTACCACACGCCCCTGCTGCGCCGGGACCTCCATGTGGTCTCCCGGGGCATCAGGGTCGCCCCCGCGCTCGCCCTGGGCACCCATGTGTCCTTCGTCCGGTACGCCGACGGCAGCTCGCTCCTCATGGGCGACGCGGTGGTCACCGAGCGCGAACTCCAGCCGTTCAGCGACGCCCTGCACGAGCACGGGATCGGGCAGACCGCGATCCACAAGCATCTGCTGGCCCAGCGGCCCGACGTCTGGTGGTGCCACCTCCACGCCCACAGCACCGACCCGGTGACCGTCGCCCGCGGTCTGCGTGCCGCCCTGGACCGCACCGCCACCCCGTTCCCGAAGACCAATGCCGCCTTCGCCGCGCCCCCCGTCATGCCCTTCGCCCCACCCTTCGACCTGGACACCGCGGCCATCGACGCCGCGCTCGGGGTGAAGGGCACCGCCGACAGCGGCGTCTACCAGAGCACGTTCGTCCGCAGGGAGACCATCACCGACGGCCATCTCCTCCTGCCCCCGGGCCTCGGCTCGACCACCTCGTTCAACTTCCAGTCGCTCGGCCACGGCCGGGCCGCGATCAGCGGCGACTTCGCCGTGATCGCCGACGAGGTCCAAGGCGTCCTCGCCGGGCTCCGGCGCGGGGGCGCCGACCTCGTCGAGCTCCACCACCACAACCTCACCGACCAGCCCCGCCTGTTCTTCGTCCACTACTGGGCCGTCGGCGACGCCGTGAACCTGGCGCGCCGCCTGCGTCCCGTCGTGGACGCCACCAATGTCGCGCCGATGAAGGGGACCGGTTCCTGA
- a CDS encoding cytochrome P450: MSTSDESITCPFDYSDALDFDPELAAIMERDSLTRIRLPYGDAGAWLVTGFRSVQQVCSDQRFSRAQIMGRDYPRMTPEPIVSPESINVMDPPHSSRVRRLASQAFTQQQVDGMRERIVLLADSLLDEMAQQGPPADLVQHLSNPFPQHTILHLLGIPRDEWSRMREQVHRLLVTGADNRAAAAKVKTDLTDYFGAMVEQRRRTPGNDIISSMAAAREGEDQLNDRELAVMTLTLVLSGQDTATCQISNIVYLLLTRPELADYLRRRQDNLTDAIHEMLRYIPFRKGVGIPRVALEDVEMDGVRIRAGEFVHVSYLAANRDPVRYPEPHVIDPDLPGRNAPHMTFGWGGHRCIAVPLAMAELEVAIGRLLARFPELRLAVAPEEVRWDTETIRRFPIELPVAW; encoded by the coding sequence ATGAGCACCAGCGACGAGTCGATCACCTGCCCGTTCGACTACAGCGACGCCCTCGACTTCGATCCCGAGCTCGCGGCCATCATGGAACGCGACTCCCTCACCCGCATCCGGCTCCCGTACGGTGACGCCGGCGCCTGGCTGGTCACCGGCTTCCGCTCGGTCCAGCAGGTCTGCTCCGACCAGCGCTTCAGCCGGGCGCAGATCATGGGCCGCGACTATCCCCGGATGACACCGGAGCCCATCGTCTCCCCCGAGTCCATCAACGTCATGGACCCACCGCACAGCAGCCGCGTACGGCGCCTGGCGTCCCAGGCGTTCACCCAGCAGCAGGTCGACGGGATGCGGGAGCGGATCGTCCTGCTCGCGGACTCCCTGCTCGACGAGATGGCACAGCAGGGACCGCCGGCGGACCTGGTGCAGCATTTGTCGAACCCGTTCCCCCAGCACACGATCCTCCATCTGCTCGGGATCCCCCGCGACGAGTGGTCCCGGATGCGCGAGCAGGTCCACCGGCTCCTGGTCACCGGCGCGGACAACAGGGCGGCGGCGGCCAAGGTCAAGACCGATCTGACGGACTACTTCGGCGCCATGGTCGAGCAGCGCCGCCGCACCCCCGGCAACGACATCATCAGCTCGATGGCCGCCGCGCGGGAGGGCGAGGACCAGCTCAACGACAGGGAACTGGCCGTCATGACCCTGACCCTGGTGCTCAGCGGGCAGGACACGGCCACCTGCCAGATCAGCAACATCGTGTATCTGCTGCTGACCCGGCCCGAGCTGGCGGACTATCTGCGGCGGCGCCAGGACAACCTGACGGACGCGATCCACGAGATGCTCCGGTACATCCCGTTCCGCAAGGGGGTAGGCATCCCCCGGGTGGCGCTGGAGGACGTCGAGATGGACGGCGTGCGGATCCGGGCGGGCGAGTTCGTCCATGTGTCGTACCTGGCGGCCAACCGGGACCCGGTGCGCTATCCGGAACCCCATGTCATCGATCCCGACCTGCCAGGCCGCAACGCCCCCCATATGACCTTCGGCTGGGGCGGCCACCGGTGCATCGCCGTCCCCCTGGCGATGGCGGAGCTGGAGGTGGCGATCGGACGGCTGCTGGCACGCTTCCCCGAGCTGCGGCTGGCGGTGGCGCCGGAGGAGGTGCGCTGGGACACGGAGACGATCCGGCGGTTCCCCATCGAGCTGCCGGTGGCCTGGTGA
- a CDS encoding LysR family transcriptional regulator: MTLDDLRVFVAVCRAGSLSAVARDLGCTQSAVSQHVKRLERETRVALLERQPRGVVPTQAGRILEAAAAEGIFGLDLAVRQLRDLVDGHSGYVRVATGATTVRHFMSEAVVTFRRRHPKVNLEFRTVSSGRGSLDALADGTLDLAWITLGPPVRGIEQRAVVELPWVLAVRADDPLAERSSLAAGELTDVRPIRLPPNSASAAHLEAACAESGVRFAYDTSVADWDTALLLAELGVGRAVVPALPGLAVPGSGRLRLIPLPGLRPLPVGWAVRRWDALGPPARAFADTVVESARAQAA, from the coding sequence GTGACCCTCGACGACCTGCGTGTGTTCGTGGCCGTGTGCCGGGCCGGGAGCCTGAGCGCGGTGGCCCGGGATCTCGGGTGTACGCAGTCGGCCGTGAGCCAGCACGTCAAACGCCTGGAGCGGGAGACCAGGGTGGCGCTGCTGGAGCGACAGCCGCGCGGGGTCGTGCCCACGCAGGCGGGACGGATACTCGAGGCCGCGGCCGCCGAGGGGATCTTCGGACTCGACCTCGCCGTACGGCAGTTGCGGGATCTGGTCGACGGGCACAGCGGGTATGTGCGCGTGGCGACCGGGGCGACGACCGTACGGCACTTCATGTCGGAAGCGGTGGTCACCTTCCGCCGTCGCCATCCGAAGGTCAACCTGGAGTTCCGTACGGTCAGTTCGGGGCGCGGCAGCCTCGACGCGCTGGCCGACGGCACGCTGGACCTGGCCTGGATAACCCTCGGGCCGCCGGTGCGGGGGATCGAGCAGCGGGCGGTGGTGGAACTCCCGTGGGTGCTGGCGGTACGGGCGGACGATCCGCTGGCGGAACGCTCGTCCCTGGCCGCCGGTGAGCTGACGGACGTACGCCCGATCCGGCTTCCGCCGAACTCCGCGTCCGCCGCCCATCTGGAGGCCGCGTGCGCGGAGTCGGGGGTGCGCTTCGCCTACGACACCAGCGTCGCCGACTGGGACACGGCCCTCCTGCTGGCGGAACTCGGCGTGGGACGCGCGGTCGTCCCCGCCCTGCCGGGGCTCGCCGTCCCCGGCTCCGGCCGGCTACGGCTGATTCCGCTGCCCGGTCTGCGCCCGCTGCCGGTCGGCTGGGCGGTACGCCGCTGGGACGCCCTCGGCCCACCGGCCCGCGCATTCGCGGACACGGTCGTCGAGAGCGCTCGCGCCCAGGCGGCGTGA
- a CDS encoding DUF6817 domain-containing protein — protein sequence MDDRTVAQARKFLGQLGVGTVPHPGGTLLAHLDRVRERLAVWGARPALRLAGLCHAAYGTDGFPSALLPLERRPELTTVIGTEAEAIVYFYASCDRKATYPTLTDHNSPFRDRFTHGTLRPAPGLLRDFAELTAANELDLARRDPAFRATYGLDLLALFTRWRALLSEPARQDCLEVLADA from the coding sequence ATGGACGACCGGACGGTGGCGCAAGCACGGAAGTTTCTGGGGCAGTTGGGCGTCGGCACCGTCCCGCACCCGGGCGGCACCCTCCTCGCCCACCTCGACCGGGTACGGGAGCGACTGGCCGTCTGGGGTGCCCGCCCCGCCCTCCGGCTGGCCGGCCTGTGCCATGCCGCCTACGGCACCGACGGCTTTCCCTCCGCGCTGCTCCCGCTGGAGCGCCGCCCCGAACTCACGACGGTGATCGGCACCGAAGCCGAGGCGATCGTGTACTTCTACGCGAGCTGCGACCGCAAGGCCACCTATCCGACCCTCACGGACCACAACTCCCCCTTCCGGGACCGCTTCACGCACGGCACCCTGCGCCCCGCCCCCGGCCTGCTGCGGGACTTCGCCGAGCTCACCGCCGCCAACGAACTCGACCTCGCCCGCCGCGACCCCGCCTTCCGTGCGACGTACGGCCTCGATCTGCTCGCCCTCTTCACCCGCTGGCGCGCCCTGCTGAGCGAGCCGGCCCGGCAGGACTGCCTGGAGGTGCTGGCCGACGCGTAG
- the kstD gene encoding 3-oxosteroid 1-dehydrogenase: MAATHTGSPTRRQVLGTATGAGLALAVAGAQQGASAADLPLLGTYDVVVIGAGAAGMTAGLTAAKQGLSCVVVEKAATFGGSAARSGAGIWIPNNPVLLAAGVPDTPAKAAAYLAAVVGADVPASRQQAFLAHGPAMISFVMANSPLRFRWMEGYSDYYPELPGGLPGGRSIEPDQLDGNVLGPELARLNPPYLQVPVGMVVFSADYKWLALAAVSVKGAAVAAECLARGTKAALLGQKPLTMGQSLAAGLRKGLLDAQVPLWLDTPLTDLYTEGGAVTGAVVTRDGSPGLLRARRGVVVGSGGFEHNAAMRARYQRQPIGTEWTVGAEENTGDGIRAGERAGAALGLMDDAWWGPAIPLPGQPYFCLAERTLPGGLMVNAAGRRFVNEAAPYSDVVHTMYDRDPTDPDIPAWLIVDQNYRNRYLFRDVAPAFVLPDDWYGSGAVHKAWSWDTLASAVGIPAGALRATVDRFNSQALNGKDTDFHRGDSAYDHYYTDPVVLPNSCLAPLWLPPYYAFRIVPGDLGTKGGLVTDARARVLRADGSVIPGLYAAGNASSAVMGHSYAGAGSTIGPAMTFGYVAALDIAGRL; the protein is encoded by the coding sequence ATGGCCGCCACACACACAGGCTCACCCACCCGGAGACAAGTGCTCGGCACCGCAACGGGCGCCGGGCTCGCCCTCGCGGTGGCCGGGGCCCAGCAGGGTGCGAGTGCGGCCGACTTACCGCTCCTCGGTACGTACGACGTCGTCGTCATCGGGGCCGGCGCGGCCGGGATGACCGCTGGGCTCACCGCCGCGAAACAGGGGCTGAGCTGTGTCGTCGTGGAGAAGGCGGCCACCTTCGGGGGGTCCGCCGCCCGCTCCGGCGCCGGGATCTGGATCCCCAACAACCCCGTTCTCCTGGCGGCCGGTGTGCCGGACACCCCGGCCAAGGCCGCCGCCTATCTCGCCGCCGTGGTGGGGGCGGACGTGCCCGCTTCGCGGCAGCAGGCGTTCCTCGCCCACGGGCCCGCCATGATCTCGTTCGTCATGGCCAACAGCCCGCTGCGGTTCCGGTGGATGGAGGGTTACAGCGACTACTACCCCGAGCTGCCGGGCGGCCTCCCGGGCGGGCGCTCGATCGAGCCGGACCAGCTCGACGGGAACGTCCTCGGCCCCGAACTCGCCCGTCTCAACCCGCCGTACCTGCAAGTGCCCGTCGGCATGGTGGTCTTCAGCGCCGACTACAAGTGGCTGGCCCTGGCCGCGGTGAGCGTGAAGGGGGCCGCCGTCGCCGCCGAGTGCCTGGCTCGCGGCACCAAGGCGGCCCTGCTCGGGCAGAAGCCGCTCACCATGGGGCAGTCGCTCGCCGCCGGACTGCGCAAAGGGCTGCTGGATGCCCAGGTGCCCCTCTGGCTGGACACCCCGCTCACGGACCTGTACACGGAGGGCGGGGCGGTGACGGGGGCCGTCGTCACCCGGGACGGGTCGCCGGGGCTCCTCCGGGCGCGGCGCGGGGTCGTGGTCGGGTCCGGCGGGTTCGAGCACAACGCCGCCATGCGGGCGCGGTACCAGCGGCAGCCCATCGGCACGGAGTGGACGGTCGGGGCCGAGGAGAACACGGGGGACGGGATCCGGGCGGGGGAGCGGGCCGGCGCCGCGCTCGGTCTGATGGACGACGCCTGGTGGGGACCGGCGATCCCGCTCCCCGGCCAGCCGTACTTCTGCCTGGCCGAACGCACCCTCCCCGGCGGCCTGATGGTCAATGCGGCGGGCCGCCGCTTCGTGAACGAGGCCGCCCCGTACAGCGACGTCGTCCACACCATGTACGACCGTGACCCCACCGACCCCGACATCCCGGCCTGGCTGATCGTCGACCAGAACTACCGCAACCGGTATCTGTTCCGGGACGTCGCCCCGGCCTTCGTCCTGCCCGACGACTGGTACGGCTCGGGCGCCGTCCACAAGGCCTGGAGCTGGGACACCCTCGCCTCGGCCGTCGGAATACCGGCAGGCGCCCTGAGGGCGACCGTCGACCGGTTCAACTCCCAGGCGCTGAACGGCAAGGACACCGACTTCCACCGGGGCGACAGTGCCTACGACCACTACTACACGGACCCGGTCGTCCTGCCCAACTCCTGTCTGGCGCCCCTGTGGCTGCCGCCGTACTACGCCTTCCGGATCGTGCCGGGCGACCTCGGCACCAAGGGCGGGCTGGTGACGGACGCACGGGCGCGGGTGCTGCGGGCCGACGGCTCGGTGATCCCGGGGCTGTACGCCGCCGGGAACGCCAGTTCCGCCGTGATGGGGCACAGCTACGCGGGCGCCGGGTCGACGATCGGCCCGGCCATGACGTTCGGGTACGTCGCGGCGCTGGACATCGCCGGGCGGCTGTAG
- a CDS encoding class I SAM-dependent methyltransferase: protein MTDADFLTATRTFYDAIADDYADRFRDDLAARPLDRAVLGAYAELVGTGGTVADLGCGPGRTTARLAALGVPVFGLDLSESMLAIARRENPHLRFVQGSMLDLDLPDGGLTGVMSWYSSIHTPVDLLPALFTEFHRVLAPGGHLLLGFQAGDAPRRHDHPWGHPVSLDFQRRRPERVAELLVGTGFALLSRTVREADEDLGESTPQAFLIARKPA from the coding sequence ATGACCGACGCCGACTTCCTCACCGCCACCCGCACCTTCTACGACGCCATCGCCGACGACTATGCCGACCGCTTCCGGGACGACCTCGCCGCCAGGCCACTGGACCGGGCCGTGCTCGGCGCGTACGCCGAACTGGTCGGCACCGGCGGCACGGTGGCCGATCTCGGCTGCGGTCCCGGCCGGACCACCGCGCGCCTCGCCGCCCTCGGCGTGCCGGTCTTCGGACTCGACCTGTCGGAGTCGATGCTCGCGATCGCCCGGCGCGAGAACCCGCACCTGCGTTTCGTCCAGGGCTCGATGCTGGACCTGGACCTGCCGGACGGCGGCCTTACGGGGGTCATGAGCTGGTACTCCTCCATCCACACCCCCGTGGACCTGCTGCCCGCCCTCTTCACCGAGTTCCACCGGGTACTCGCCCCGGGCGGCCACCTCCTGCTCGGCTTCCAGGCCGGCGACGCGCCGCGCCGCCACGACCACCCGTGGGGCCATCCGGTCTCGCTGGACTTCCAGCGACGCCGCCCGGAGCGGGTGGCGGAACTGCTCGTCGGCACCGGTTTCGCGCTGCTGTCCCGCACGGTGCGCGAAGCGGACGAGGACCTCGGCGAGTCGACCCCACAGGCGTTCCTGATCGCGCGGAAGCCCGCATAG
- a CDS encoding AzlD domain-containing protein gives MNATVVAVLALAVGTYAFRLVGPVLHGRVQIPARVQELASAGAVVLLVALLATGALTEAGGFAGWARPAGVLTGGVLAWRRAPFAVVVLGAAGTAALLRAAGVA, from the coding sequence ATGAACGCGACGGTGGTCGCGGTCCTGGCGCTGGCGGTGGGCACCTATGCCTTCCGGCTGGTAGGCCCGGTGCTGCACGGGCGGGTGCAGATCCCGGCGCGGGTGCAGGAGTTGGCCTCGGCCGGGGCGGTCGTCCTGCTCGTCGCGCTGCTGGCGACGGGCGCGCTGACCGAGGCCGGGGGTTTCGCGGGATGGGCGCGGCCGGCCGGCGTCCTGACGGGCGGGGTACTGGCGTGGAGGCGGGCGCCGTTCGCGGTGGTGGTGCTCGGCGCGGCGGGCACGGCGGCGCTGCTGCGGGCGGCAGGGGTGGCCTGA
- a CDS encoding AzlC family ABC transporter permease, producing MRSLLRTPESGSLVRDSALVWLAGGIVGVSFGAVSVAGGLPVWVPVVMSLVVYAGSAQFSTVGVLLAGGGPLAAAATGLLLNTRTAAFSLAVAGIIGRGRVTRLLGAHLVTDETVAFALAQPDPVRRRRAFWISGLGLFAAWNAGVLIGALAGSALGDTARYGLDAAFPAVLVALVLPALRADAAVRRCALPGAAVALAVTPDVPAGVPVLLALAGLFLHGRGERAAV from the coding sequence ATGCGTTCGCTTCTCCGAACACCCGAGTCGGGCTCGCTGGTCCGTGACAGTGCGCTGGTCTGGCTGGCCGGTGGCATCGTCGGCGTGTCGTTCGGTGCCGTCTCCGTCGCGGGCGGGCTCCCGGTGTGGGTGCCGGTGGTGATGTCGCTGGTGGTGTACGCGGGCTCGGCCCAGTTCAGTACGGTCGGCGTGCTGCTCGCCGGGGGCGGCCCGCTGGCCGCGGCGGCCACCGGTCTGCTGCTCAACACCCGCACGGCCGCCTTCAGCCTCGCGGTCGCCGGGATCATCGGCCGGGGCCGGGTCACCCGGCTCCTGGGCGCGCACCTGGTCACCGACGAGACGGTCGCCTTCGCCCTCGCCCAACCGGATCCGGTACGGCGCCGCAGGGCGTTCTGGATCTCCGGGCTCGGCCTGTTCGCCGCATGGAACGCCGGGGTGCTGATCGGGGCGCTCGCCGGGAGCGCGCTGGGCGACACCGCCCGCTACGGCCTGGACGCGGCCTTCCCCGCCGTACTCGTGGCCCTGGTGCTGCCCGCCCTGCGCGCGGACGCGGCCGTACGACGCTGTGCGCTGCCCGGCGCGGCGGTGGCCCTGGCGGTGACGCCCGACGTACCGGCCGGGGTACCGGTGCTGCTGGCACTCGCCGGGCTGTTCCTGCACGGCCGCGGTGAGCGGGCCGCCGTATGA
- a CDS encoding helix-turn-helix domain-containing protein: protein MSEPPARLPMEWIAASLKRERTRTGLSLSELAKRAGIAKSTLSQLEAASGNPSMETLWALAVALGVPFSALVEPPAPAVQVIRAGAGPTVHSEQAGYLATLLSASPPGARRDIYYVWLEPGTVRDSEPHIPGTTEHIVVSAGTVKAGPRGEAVELGPGDYMSYRGDVPHAYEALTAGTKFVLIMQHM from the coding sequence ATGTCCGAGCCCCCCGCCCGGCTCCCGATGGAGTGGATCGCCGCGTCCCTCAAGCGCGAGCGCACCCGCACCGGGCTGTCCCTGTCCGAGCTGGCCAAGCGCGCCGGGATCGCGAAGTCCACGCTGTCCCAGCTGGAGGCGGCGAGCGGGAATCCGAGCATGGAGACTCTCTGGGCACTGGCGGTGGCCCTCGGGGTGCCCTTCAGCGCACTCGTCGAGCCGCCCGCGCCCGCCGTGCAGGTGATCCGGGCCGGCGCCGGACCCACGGTGCACTCCGAGCAGGCCGGCTATCTGGCCACGCTGCTGTCCGCGAGCCCGCCGGGCGCGCGCAGGGATATCTATTACGTCTGGCTGGAACCCGGGACCGTACGGGATTCCGAGCCGCACATTCCCGGGACCACCGAGCACATCGTGGTCAGTGCGGGAACGGTGAAGGCCGGACCGCGCGGCGAGGCGGTCGAACTGGGCCCCGGGGACTACATGTCGTACCGCGGGGACGTGCCACACGCCTACGAGGCACTCACGGCCGGAACGAAGTTCGTACTGATCATGCAGCACATGTGA
- a CDS encoding cold-shock protein — MATGTVKWFNAEKGFGFIAQEGGGPDVFVHYSAINATGFRSLEENQQVSFDVTQGPKGPQAENVTPV, encoded by the coding sequence ATGGCTACCGGAACCGTTAAGTGGTTCAACGCCGAAAAGGGCTTTGGCTTCATCGCCCAGGAGGGCGGCGGCCCCGACGTCTTCGTTCACTACTCCGCGATCAACGCCACCGGCTTCCGCTCCCTCGAGGAGAACCAGCAGGTGAGCTTTGACGTGACGCAGGGCCCGAAGGGTCCGCAGGCGGAGAACGTCACCCCCGTCTGA